AGAGTGCTGACCGAGCTTCGCGGCCTCCTCGGGCGGGAGAGCGCGCAAGCCATCCAGGAGATGCTCGCGCAGGTCTCCAAGAAAAGCGTCGGGATCGCCACCTCTGTCGGAGGCGCCTTGACGGCTTTGGTCGGCGCCACCGGGGCCTTCGCCGAGCTCCAGGCGTCGTTGAACACGATCTGGGGCGCCCAAAGCCCGCGGCGCGGGATCCTGGGCTGGATTCGCACCCGCGTGCTGTCCTTCGCGATGCTCCTTGGGGTCAGCTTCCTGATGCTCGTCTCGCTGGTCTTCAGCACCCTGGTCAACGCCTTCTCCGAGTTTCTGTCTCAGAGCATGTCCCGCGGGGCAGCCCTCGTCGAAGTCCTGAATCTGCTGCTCTCTTTCGTGGCGATCACGCTGCTCTTCGCGACGATGTTCAAGGTCCTGCCGGATCGCGAAATCCGTTACCGCGACGTCTGGCCGGGAGCGATCCTGACGACGCTCCTGTTCACGTTGGGGAAATCGCTGCTCGGCGTCTACCTCGGCAGGGCGGCCACGGCGTCAGTCTACGGGGCGGCCTGGACGCTCGCCGTCGTGCTCTTGTGGACCTATTACTCCGCCCAAATCGTCTTCTTCGGGGCGGAGTTCACAAAGGTCTGGAAGCGGCGCGGGGCGGAGCCGCTCCCGGCCGGCGCGCCCGGCGGCCGAGTCTTCGCTTCGCCTTCCCGGGCGAAGCCGATTCCCCCCGAAAGCCGTCGAAGGCCGAAGGTCGGGGTTCGGCGCGAGCCGGTCCGATGAAGGCGCCCCGGCTCGTTTTTCGGGTTTTCCGCTCCGGCTTGCGGATTCTGATCGTCGCCGTGATCGCCCTGGCCGTCCTCGCGGTCGTGCTCGACGTGGCCCTCGACGCCCCGATCCGGCGCCACATGGAGAGGGCGATCAACGAAGCGCTGGACGGATATCACGTCCGGGTTCGCCGGGCCGACTTCCACATCCTCGGCTTCTCGATCGATCTGGAGAACAGCAGCATCTATCAGAACGCCCGTCCCGACCCGCCCGTGGCGTTCGTCCCGCGCCTGCGGGCGAGCGTCCAGTGGAGGTCGCTGCTCTCGGGACGCCTGGTGGCCGATTTCCGCTTCGAGCGCCCGACGATTCACATCAATCTCAACCAGCTCTCGGAGGAAGCCCGGGACCCGGTCCCCATCCGCCAGCGGGGATGGCAGGACGCCCTCCAGGCGATCTATCCCCTGAAGATCAACGATTTCGAGATACGCGAGGGGACCCTCGTCTACCAGGACGTGGGGGACTATCCGCCGCTGCGCGTCACCCGGGTCTACTTTCACGCCGGGAACATCCGCAACATCCGTTCGAAGGACCGGCACTATCCTTCCGATATCCGGTTGGCCGGAATCGTGTTCGACCGGGGAAAGATCTTCGTCGACGGTCACGCCGACTTTCTCGCCAAGCCCTTCATGGGCGTGACCGGAGCGCTCGATCTTCAGAACATGGAGCTCGCGTATTTCCAGCCGATGGCGAAGAGGAACAACCTTTCCGTCCGGCGCGGCGGCGTCGACGCCCTCGGCCGGTTCGAATACGCTTCCACGATCAGCCGTCTCGAGCTGGACCGCATGGTCGTCCGGCACGCGGTGGTCGACTATCTGCACACCGGGCAGCCCGCCGGCCCGCGGGGGACGTTGCCGAAACGGGTCATCGAGAAGGCCAAGGAGCTCAAGAACAGTCCGGATCAGATCCTCCGGATCCGGACGCTCGACGTCCTGGACAGCGAAGTGGGCTTCGTGAATCAGGCTTCCAATCCTCCCTATCGGATCTTCGTGACCGACGGTTCCCTGGAAGCACGGAATTTCAGCAACCAGAACACGTTTGGCGCCGCCAGCGTGATGCTGGCGGGCAAATTCATGGGCAGCGGACAGCTCTTGGCGCAGGCGGGGCTGCGGCCGGCGGCGAAAGGCTCGGATTTCGACGTCGTGATGAGAATCGACGATTCGCAGATCGCGTCCCTGAACCAGCTGCTGCGTTCCTACGCCCACCTCGACGTCGCGGCGGGGACCTTCTCCTTCTACGCCGAAGCCCGGGTCAAGGAGGGGCACATCGAGGGCTACGTCAAGCCGCTGTTCAAGAACATCGACATCTACGACCCCCGGCAGGACCGCCACAAGAGCGTCTTCAAGAAGCTCTACGAAAAAGTCGCCGGTGGCATCGCGAAGATGCTCAAGAACAAGCCGCGCGACGAAGTGGCGACGGTGACGAGCATCTCCGGCCCGGTGGAGGACGTCAAGGCCAACACCATGGAGATCGTCGGCGGCCTCATCCGGAACGCGTTCTTCCATGCCATCCTTCCGGGATTCGAGTCGCACCTCAAGCTCCACGGGAAGCATCGCAAGGAACGATCGAAAGAGGCGCTCATGAGCCCGCCGGCTTCGGGGGGGCCTTCCCAGGCGGCGGAAGCCCGAGGAGGGTCTCGATGAAGAGGCGATCGCAGCGGCCCTCGGGGCCGCGCCGGAGCGCGCGGAGCCGCGGCCCGGTGCGCTATGCGGTCGTCGGACTCGGCTACATCGCGCAGGCGGTCGTCCTTCCGGCCTTCGCGCACGCCCGGAACAGCCGGATCGCGGCGCTCGTCTCCGAAGACCCTGTCAAGCTCCGGAAGCTGGGGGATCAATACGGAGTGGCTCGGCGCTGCGCCTACCCCCAATTCGACGCCCTCCTGCGCAGCGGCGAGATCGACGCGGTGTTCATCGCCCTGCCGAACCATCTTCATTCCGAATACGCGATTCTCGCCGCGCGCGCCGGGATCCACGTCCTGTGCGAAAAGCCGATGGCGACGAGCGCCACGGAGTGCCGGGCGATGATCGACGCGGCCCGGAAGGCGGGCGTGAAGCTGATGATCGCCTACCGCCTGCACTTCGAGCGGGGCAACCTCACGGCCGCCGCGCTGGTGCGGTCCGGCAAGCTGGGGGATCCACGCGCCTTCACCGCCGATTTCACGATGCAGGTGGCCGATGAGGAGAACATCCGGCTCAAGGATGCGCTCGGAGGAGGGACTCTCTACGATATCGGCATCTACTGCATCAACGCCGCGCGCGCCCTGCTTCGCGGCGAGCCGCTGGAGGTCGCCTGCTGGACCGCGCGCAAGAAGGAAAAGCGGTTCCGGGAAGTCGAGGAGACGGCCTGCGCGCTCTTGCGGTTCCCCGGAGAGCGGCTCGCCTCCTTCACCTGCAGCTTTGGAGCCTCCGACGTCTCCAGTTACCGCGTCATCGGAACCCGCGGAGATCTGCGCGTGGAGCCGGCGTTCGAGTTCGCCGGCGAAATCGTGCACCACTTGACGATCGACGGCCGGAGGCGCGAACGGAGGTTTCCGAAGCGGGATCAATTCGCCCCGGAGCTCGTCCACTTCTCCGATTGCATCCTTCGCGATCGCCGGCCGGCCCCTGGCGGAGAAGAGGGCCTCCTCGACGTCCAGATCATCGAGGCGCTTTACGAATCGGCCCGGATCGGCCGGAGCGTCAAGCTCGATCTGAGCCTGCCGCATCAGCGGCCGCGCCTGTCCCAGGAGATGCGCCGCCCCCCCGTCCGAAAACCCGCGCTCGTGAACGCCTCAAGCCCCTCCGCGGGCGGAGACTGATCCCGCCGAAAGGCAGTCAATCCTCCGGCGCTATCCGCCTTTCCGATGTTCACGGGCAGGACGCACCGTCCTCCTTTTGAGCGGCGAAGGCGTGCGAGGCGTCAGGCCGACGACCTCCGCCCCGCGCTCCAGACCGCTTTCTCTCCGAGAGCCTACATTTTCGTGAACTCCTTGTCCGGCGCGCTTTCCAGGCCTATTTTCTCGTCTCGATAGACGAAGCCGCATGCCCGTGACAGGGTCTCATCGCGCGAGGAAGCTCCTCGCGGCGGTCTGGAAAGGGGGTGAAGACGATTCCGGGGCGGTGAGACGCAGAACGAGACCATTCGAACCATCGGAACCTACTCACAACGCTCGAGACGAAGGAGAGCATCGCATGAAACGGATTTCGGGTCTGTTGCTCCTCATGGTTCTGGTCGTTTCCGCTCCGGCCCTGGCCGGGATCGGCGACCAGAATGGCGAGATCGGCTTCAACTACGGCAGCACCCAGCTCGATTCCGACACCGGCTTCGACTCAGCGACCAGCCTCGCCCTGCGCGGCGGCTATTTCCTCAACCAGAGCTTCGAGATCGAGGGCCAGATCGCCTCGTCCTCCGAGGACGCCCAGATCGCCGGGAACGACGCCGACGGAACGTTTCGGATGTACATGGTGAACGGTCTCTACAATTTCCAGACCCCCAAGGAGATCACTCCTTACGTCATGGCCGGCATCGGCATGGCGGACACCGAGGTGAAGGTCGCCGGCGTCAGCAACACCGACAACTCGACGGCCTACCAGGTGGGCGCGGGCAGCCGGTTCTTCTTCGGCAAGAAGAAGACGACGGCCTTCCGCGTCGACCTGTCGATGATTCAGGAGACGACGTTCGACGAGACGTCGACGCACAAGAACGTTTCGGCCGGATTCTCCTGGAAGCTCGGCAACCGCTAGTTTCCGCAATCTGAACGTCCGCTCCGGGCCTTCCGGCGCGGCATCGCGAACCCCGATCGCCGGCGCGATCGGGGTTCCGTTTTTTCGGAGATTGTTCCTCGGAGGTCAGTTCACAAGGGGCGGTCTTGCCGGAAGCGGCGCAGGCCCGCAGGCCACGCTCCAGCCGGCCGAGCAGGCATGGTCGATGCACCGCGGAACCAGGCACCGGGCCACTCTTCCGCATTCCGCATCGGTGTGGCAGCAGTTCGGGATGGCCGGATGGGCGCACCCTCCGGGCGTGCACCGATCCGCCGTGCAGGCATCCCCGTCGTCGCAGGAAGAATCCGCCTCGCAGAACGGCGAGTCGAGGTCGCCGCGCCGATGGTCGAAGGGACTGCCGGCGAGCGTCAGGGGAAGGCCGTCGCCGGCGAGGCCCGCCAGGGGATCGATCGGGTAAAGATCGTCCGAGACGGGGCTCACGGACCGCAGGTCGTTCGTGTGGCCCACGGCGGCCAGGCCGCTCATGTCGAGGAACGGCTGAAGGTCGCTCAAGGTGGCATGGCCGGTGGCCGGATCCACCTGATAGAGCCCGGTGGCCTCGCCCAGGTTCGTCCACAGCCAGAGTCGATCCTCGGCGTCAAAGGTGAAGTCCCCGCCGTGGAGGTCGATATCGACCGTGGCGAGGCGGGTCGCGACGGCGGTGGTGGTGTCGACAGCGTAGAGTCCGTCCGTGTCCTGGCTGATGGCATAGAGCTTCCCGTCCCTCCGGAAGCTCAACCCGGTGATCCCGCCCAGCGTCAGACCGTTCTCGGTCAGCGGTCCGACGACCGTGAGGGCGGCCGGCAGCGTGGAGAGCGGGTCGAGCTCCACACGCATCAGCAGACAAGCGAAATTGCCGGCGCAAAGATCCGAGGAGGAAGTATCGGTGCCAGAGGCGTAGAGGACCAGACGGCTCGCGGCCGCCAGGCCCAGCAGCGGAGTGTAGGCCGTGCCGAGGTCGCCCCGAACCGTCAGCGCGCCGGTGGAGGCCTCGACCTCGAAGATCCGGGTCACGAGATTCCCGAACTGGCTGTCCACGAGATAGAGCGTGGGCCCGGCGCCGGCCGGAGACGCCGCTCCGACTTGGAGAACGGAAAGAGCCGCGATCAAGACCGCTATCCGAAGACCCCGAAGGCTCATCCGCGCTCCCTCGGGCGGCCGAGGCCGTAAGCCAGGCGGCCGACGGCCGGAACGACGCAAGCTCTCTGTCCCATCCTTCGTTCTCCCTTAAGGTCTGCCGGGATTGTCGGGATTACACGGCGATGTTCTGCCCATCCTCGGCGAATTCCGCTTCCAGATCCCCTTGGCGCCGCAGCATCTCGGGTCCCAGGTGCGTCAGGATCAAGCGACGACAGGAGAGCTCCCCGCGGCGGGACGCCAGCGTCTGAAAATCGAGGTGGTGCCGCGTGGGAGAATAACTAAACGATTCACAAAGAAACAGATCCGACTCTCGGGCGATCTCGGAGAGCGCCCCGGTCCACTCGGTGTCCC
This sequence is a window from Candidatus Polarisedimenticolia bacterium. Protein-coding genes within it:
- a CDS encoding Gfo/Idh/MocA family oxidoreductase, with the protein product MKRRSQRPSGPRRSARSRGPVRYAVVGLGYIAQAVVLPAFAHARNSRIAALVSEDPVKLRKLGDQYGVARRCAYPQFDALLRSGEIDAVFIALPNHLHSEYAILAARAGIHVLCEKPMATSATECRAMIDAARKAGVKLMIAYRLHFERGNLTAAALVRSGKLGDPRAFTADFTMQVADEENIRLKDALGGGTLYDIGIYCINAARALLRGEPLEVACWTARKKEKRFREVEETACALLRFPGERLASFTCSFGASDVSSYRVIGTRGDLRVEPAFEFAGEIVHHLTIDGRRRERRFPKRDQFAPELVHFSDCILRDRRPAPGGEEGLLDVQIIEALYESARIGRSVKLDLSLPHQRPRLSQEMRRPPVRKPALVNASSPSAGGD
- a CDS encoding DUF748 domain-containing protein: MKAPRLVFRVFRSGLRILIVAVIALAVLAVVLDVALDAPIRRHMERAINEALDGYHVRVRRADFHILGFSIDLENSSIYQNARPDPPVAFVPRLRASVQWRSLLSGRLVADFRFERPTIHINLNQLSEEARDPVPIRQRGWQDALQAIYPLKINDFEIREGTLVYQDVGDYPPLRVTRVYFHAGNIRNIRSKDRHYPSDIRLAGIVFDRGKIFVDGHADFLAKPFMGVTGALDLQNMELAYFQPMAKRNNLSVRRGGVDALGRFEYASTISRLELDRMVVRHAVVDYLHTGQPAGPRGTLPKRVIEKAKELKNSPDQILRIRTLDVLDSEVGFVNQASNPPYRIFVTDGSLEARNFSNQNTFGAASVMLAGKFMGSGQLLAQAGLRPAAKGSDFDVVMRIDDSQIASLNQLLRSYAHLDVAAGTFSFYAEARVKEGHIEGYVKPLFKNIDIYDPRQDRHKSVFKKLYEKVAGGIAKMLKNKPRDEVATVTSISGPVEDVKANTMEIVGGLIRNAFFHAILPGFESHLKLHGKHRKERSKEALMSPPASGGPSQAAEARGGSR
- a CDS encoding porin family protein gives rise to the protein MKRISGLLLLMVLVVSAPALAGIGDQNGEIGFNYGSTQLDSDTGFDSATSLALRGGYFLNQSFEIEGQIASSSEDAQIAGNDADGTFRMYMVNGLYNFQTPKEITPYVMAGIGMADTEVKVAGVSNTDNSTAYQVGAGSRFFFGKKKTTAFRVDLSMIQETTFDETSTHKNVSAGFSWKLGNR
- a CDS encoding YihY/virulence factor BrkB family protein, which gives rise to MSKSRLKAPWDLLKTTLSEWIDDDAPRLGAALAFYTFFSLAPILVISISVAALLFGQEAAQGRVLTELRGLLGRESAQAIQEMLAQVSKKSVGIATSVGGALTALVGATGAFAELQASLNTIWGAQSPRRGILGWIRTRVLSFAMLLGVSFLMLVSLVFSTLVNAFSEFLSQSMSRGAALVEVLNLLLSFVAITLLFATMFKVLPDREIRYRDVWPGAILTTLLFTLGKSLLGVYLGRAATASVYGAAWTLAVVLLWTYYSAQIVFFGAEFTKVWKRRGAEPLPAGAPGGRVFASPSRAKPIPPESRRRPKVGVRREPVR